A genomic segment from Flavobacterium litorale encodes:
- the tpiA gene encoding triose-phosphate isomerase, whose translation MRKQIVAGNWKMNNDSKQTSDLLEALLAKKPAETTTKIVVAPTFVNLQAAVQQTAGSNVIVAAQNMHQAESGAYTGEVAVGMLKSINVNTVILGHSERRAYFGETNSLLAEKVNTALKHNLTIIFCFGEELADRQSGNHFNVVASQLKEGLFHISENQWSNIVLAYEPVWAIGTGETASPEQAQEMHAFIRTLLKENISESVANATSILYGGSVKPANANEIFSKPDVDGGLIGGAALQADDFIAIVNAI comes from the coding sequence ATGAGAAAACAGATTGTTGCCGGAAACTGGAAGATGAATAATGACAGTAAGCAAACCTCCGATTTGCTAGAGGCGTTATTAGCAAAAAAACCAGCAGAAACTACAACCAAAATAGTAGTAGCACCTACATTTGTTAACCTACAGGCTGCCGTACAGCAAACTGCAGGAAGTAATGTAATTGTTGCTGCACAAAACATGCACCAAGCCGAAAGCGGTGCCTATACAGGCGAAGTGGCAGTAGGAATGCTTAAAAGCATTAATGTAAATACGGTAATTTTAGGACACTCTGAAAGGAGAGCTTATTTTGGCGAAACCAATAGTTTACTTGCCGAAAAAGTAAATACAGCACTAAAACACAACCTTACTATTATATTTTGCTTTGGTGAAGAGTTGGCGGACAGACAATCTGGAAATCATTTTAATGTAGTAGCATCGCAGTTAAAAGAAGGCTTGTTTCATATTAGCGAAAATCAGTGGTCAAATATTGTATTAGCCTACGAGCCCGTTTGGGCAATTGGTACAGGCGAAACAGCATCGCCAGAGCAAGCGCAGGAAATGCATGCCTTTATACGTACGTTGCTAAAAGAAAACATCAGCGAAAGCGTTGCCAATGCAACATCCATATTATATGGCGGTAGTGTAAAACCTGCCAATGCCAACGAAATATTCTCTAAACCCGATGTAGATGGTGGTTTAATAGGAGGTGCGGCATTACAAGCAGATGATTTTATTGCTATAGTAAATGCCATATAA
- a CDS encoding TlpA family protein disulfide reductase — translation MNKMLLLPMLLLTIVACTKKEEPTSFTEEALQDKMTYIDGTEMSFKDVLNQYEGKVIVIDVWASWCPDCIKGMSKVKALQEQFPEVAYLFLSYDKTPDAWKTGIDKYDVRGEHYFLGHDEYKNGAFRNSIELDWIPRYLVVDKERNIAMYYAKEADDEKIINTLNKLK, via the coding sequence ATGAACAAAATGCTATTACTACCCATGTTACTACTTACTATAGTAGCATGTACCAAAAAAGAAGAACCAACTAGTTTTACCGAAGAAGCCTTACAGGATAAAATGACGTACATTGACGGTACAGAAATGTCGTTTAAAGATGTATTGAACCAATACGAAGGAAAAGTAATTGTTATAGATGTATGGGCATCGTGGTGCCCCGACTGTATTAAAGGAATGTCGAAAGTAAAAGCATTGCAAGAGCAATTTCCTGAGGTGGCTTACCTGTTTTTATCGTATGATAAAACGCCCGATGCTTGGAAAACGGGTATCGATAAATATGATGTAAGAGGAGAGCACTACTTTTTAGGGCATGATGAGTATAAAAATGGTGCTTTTAGAAATTCAATAGAGTTAGACTGGATTCCGCGTTACCTTGTAGTAGATAAAGAGCGTAATATAGCTATGTACTACGCAAAAGAGGCTGACGACGAAAAAATAATCAACACCTTAAATAAGCTTAAATAA
- a CDS encoding DUF1599 domain-containing protein, producing the protein MSNTSAEYDSVINHCRELYGKKMKDYGSAWRILRLPSLTDQIFIKAQRIRSLQENDIRKVDEDETSEFIGIINYSVMALIQLDRGIAIQPDLNADEAVQLYDEKIQITKSLMEAKNHDYGEAWRDMRVSSLTDLILQKILRVKQIEDNKGKTLVSEGIDANYQDMINYAVFALIHMGFGQ; encoded by the coding sequence ATGAGTAATACATCCGCCGAATACGACAGCGTAATTAACCATTGCAGGGAGCTGTATGGTAAGAAAATGAAAGATTATGGAAGTGCATGGCGCATATTGCGTTTACCGTCGCTTACCGACCAAATTTTTATAAAAGCACAACGCATACGTAGCCTACAAGAGAACGATATACGCAAGGTAGATGAAGATGAAACTAGCGAGTTTATAGGTATAATAAACTATTCGGTAATGGCCTTAATACAACTGGACAGAGGTATTGCCATACAACCCGACCTTAACGCAGATGAGGCTGTACAACTATACGACGAAAAAATACAAATCACCAAAAGTTTAATGGAAGCTAAAAATCATGATTATGGTGAGGCTTGGCGCGATATGCGGGTAAGCTCGTTAACCGATTTAATTTTGCAGAAAATACTTCGTGTAAAGCAAATTGAAGATAATAAAGGAAAAACATTAGTATCGGAAGGGATTGATGCCAACTATCAGGATATGATTAATTATGCCGTTTTTGCCTTAATCCATATGGGCTTTGGGCAATAA
- the folP gene encoding dihydropteroate synthase — protein sequence MLINCKGNLIDLAQPRVMGVVNCTPDSFYDGGKYKNENDFLKQTERMLNEDADFIDIGAYSSRPNADFVSVTEELQRIVPVVELVLKHFPEALISIDTFRAEVAKTCIDTGAAIVNDISAGMLDEKMLETVGKLQVPYIMMHMRGTSQTMQTLTQYDDIIKEMLFYFSERSAAAQKCGINDIIIDPGFGFAKTLAQNYQVMQKLELFKMTELPILAGVSRKSMIYKLLETKPEEALNGTTVLNTIALTKGANILRVHDVKEAVEAIKIMMNFEF from the coding sequence ATGCTTATTAACTGTAAAGGCAACCTCATCGACCTCGCACAACCCAGAGTAATGGGTGTAGTAAATTGTACACCCGACTCTTTTTACGATGGCGGAAAATATAAGAATGAAAATGATTTTTTGAAGCAAACAGAACGAATGCTAAACGAGGATGCCGATTTTATTGATATTGGTGCGTATTCCTCCCGACCTAATGCTGACTTTGTATCTGTTACTGAAGAATTACAACGTATAGTGCCCGTAGTGGAACTTGTTTTAAAACATTTTCCAGAGGCATTAATCTCTATAGATACTTTTAGGGCTGAAGTTGCAAAAACTTGTATAGATACTGGTGCAGCTATCGTAAACGATATCTCGGCAGGCATGCTCGATGAGAAGATGCTGGAAACCGTAGGAAAACTGCAAGTACCTTATATTATGATGCATATGCGGGGCACCTCACAAACCATGCAAACCCTAACGCAGTATGATGATATTATAAAAGAGATGCTATTTTATTTTTCGGAACGTAGTGCTGCCGCCCAAAAGTGTGGTATAAACGATATTATTATAGACCCTGGTTTTGGTTTTGCTAAAACTTTAGCGCAAAATTACCAAGTAATGCAAAAACTGGAGTTATTTAAAATGACGGAATTACCGATATTGGCAGGCGTATCGCGAAAATCGATGATTTATAAGTTGTTGGAAACGAAGCCAGAAGAAGCCTTAAACGGCACTACGGTGTTAAATACTATTGCGTTAACCAAAGGTGCTAATATACTGCGTGTACACGATGTAAAGGAAGCGGTAGAAGCGATAAAGATTATGATGAATTTTGAGTTTTAA
- a CDS encoding DUF6495 family protein, whose translation MKYTRLTKEQLEELHPEFIRFLASQQIDKTEWDTLKEEKPEVAEQEIDVFSDMIWEAVLDKAEWLEHYSKNHIFLFKMGKEKMESIIIHAHTASADFLTPEGLQWLSENIFAEEVKVSRGTKPFGEDRNAEIFNLVQQGAILSEGVLYKQLEDMF comes from the coding sequence ATGAAATACACACGCCTTACCAAAGAACAACTCGAAGAGTTACACCCAGAATTTATTCGTTTTTTAGCATCACAACAAATAGATAAAACAGAATGGGATACACTAAAGGAGGAAAAACCAGAAGTTGCCGAGCAAGAAATTGATGTATTTAGCGATATGATATGGGAAGCGGTACTCGATAAAGCCGAGTGGTTAGAGCATTACTCCAAAAACCACATTTTTTTATTTAAAATGGGTAAAGAAAAAATGGAAAGCATTATTATACATGCCCACACTGCAAGTGCTGATTTCCTTACGCCAGAAGGACTACAATGGTTAAGCGAAAATATATTTGCTGAAGAAGTAAAAGTATCGCGTGGTACAAAACCATTTGGAGAAGACCGAAATGCCGAAATATTCAACCTTGTACAGCAAGGTGCAATACTAAGCGAGGGTGTACTTTACAAGCAGCTCGAAGATATGTTTTAG
- the rlmH gene encoding 23S rRNA (pseudouridine(1915)-N(3))-methyltransferase RlmH, whose amino-acid sequence MNIKLVAVGKTDNKALQTLIDDYMKRLSFYVKFDLEIIPDIKNVKNLSEAQQKEKEGELILGKLSPTDQLILLDENGKSFSSVGFSKELQKKMNSGIKTLVFVIGGPYGFSDAVYQKAQGKIALSAMTFSHQMVRLFFIEQLYRGFTILRNEPYHHQ is encoded by the coding sequence ATGAACATAAAACTCGTAGCCGTAGGCAAAACTGATAATAAGGCTTTACAAACGCTTATAGATGATTATATGAAGCGTTTATCGTTTTATGTAAAATTTGATTTAGAGATAATTCCTGATATTAAGAATGTAAAAAACCTTAGTGAGGCGCAGCAAAAGGAAAAAGAAGGTGAGCTTATTTTGGGTAAGCTGTCCCCTACTGACCAACTTATTCTATTGGACGAAAATGGTAAGAGTTTTAGCAGCGTGGGCTTCTCTAAAGAATTACAAAAAAAGATGAATTCGGGCATTAAAACACTCGTATTTGTAATTGGTGGTCCGTACGGTTTTTCGGATGCCGTATATCAAAAAGCACAGGGTAAAATAGCATTATCTGCCATGACGTTTTCACATCAAATGGTACGCTTGTTTTTTATAGAGCAGCTATACAGGGGTTTTACTATTTTAAGGAATGAGCCGTATCATCATCAATAA
- the rpsF gene encoding 30S ribosomal protein S6: MNNYETVFILNPVLSETQVKETVSKFEDYLTSKGAEMVAKEDWGLKKLAYEIQHKKSGFYHLFEFKAPADILVGFETEFRRDERIMRFLTVTLDKHAISWAERRREKLKAKAN, encoded by the coding sequence ATGAACAACTATGAAACTGTTTTCATCTTGAATCCCGTTTTATCTGAAACCCAGGTAAAGGAAACAGTAAGTAAATTTGAGGATTATCTTACTTCAAAAGGGGCCGAGATGGTAGCTAAAGAGGATTGGGGCTTAAAAAAACTAGCTTACGAAATCCAGCACAAGAAAAGTGGTTTTTACCACCTATTTGAATTTAAAGCTCCAGCTGATATTTTAGTTGGCTTTGAAACTGAGTTTAGACGTGACGAAAGAATTATGCGTTTCTTAACTGTTACTTTGGATAAGCACGCTATCTCATGGGCAGAAAGAAGAAGAGAAAAACTAAAAGCTAAAGCAAACTAA
- a CDS encoding ABC transporter permease, whose protein sequence is MLKYFLQKIGYALLTLFGVVTVIFFLFTVLPGDPARMMLDQNENSEQLAIIKKKYGFDKPVSTQYLYYLNDLSPISFHSTTKGDYTYLLKGKYNAAPLFTMGTTTTVVKTPYLRESFQKSGKKVTQVIGDTLPNTIVLAFSAITIAIIMGILLGIISALNKDTWLDRAIALISTLGMSLPSFFSAILFAWIFGFLLHQYTNLNMTGSLYEVDDFGEGIYIQWKNLILPAIVLGIRPIGVVTQLMRNSLLEVMGQDYIRTARAKGLSEIRIIRKHALKNALNPVVTAVSGWFASMLAGAVFVEYIFGWNGLGKEIVEALNTLDLPVIMGAVLVIATTFVLINILVDVIYAWLDPKIRLQ, encoded by the coding sequence TTGCTCAAGTACTTTTTACAAAAAATAGGCTACGCACTACTCACACTTTTTGGAGTAGTAACGGTTATATTCTTTTTGTTTACGGTACTGCCTGGCGACCCTGCCCGTATGATGCTCGACCAGAATGAAAACTCGGAGCAATTAGCTATCATCAAAAAAAAATATGGGTTTGATAAACCCGTAAGTACACAGTATTTGTACTATTTAAACGACTTATCTCCTATTTCGTTCCATAGTACTACAAAAGGCGATTATACCTATTTATTAAAAGGAAAATACAACGCAGCACCATTATTTACAATGGGTACTACAACCACAGTAGTAAAAACACCTTATTTACGCGAGAGCTTCCAGAAAAGTGGTAAAAAGGTAACACAAGTAATTGGCGATACCTTACCCAACACTATAGTATTAGCATTTAGTGCTATTACCATTGCTATTATTATGGGTATACTACTCGGTATTATTTCTGCACTTAATAAAGATACTTGGCTAGATAGGGCAATTGCCCTAATTAGTACGTTGGGTATGAGTTTGCCCTCTTTTTTTTCGGCAATATTGTTTGCTTGGATATTTGGCTTTTTACTGCATCAATACACCAACCTAAACATGACGGGTAGCTTATACGAAGTAGACGATTTTGGCGAAGGTATTTATATACAGTGGAAAAATTTAATACTACCCGCTATAGTACTCGGCATTCGCCCTATTGGGGTGGTAACACAACTAATGCGAAACTCATTGTTAGAAGTTATGGGGCAGGATTACATCCGTACAGCACGTGCCAAAGGACTGAGCGAAATTCGTATTATACGGAAACACGCCCTAAAAAATGCATTAAACCCTGTAGTTACAGCCGTATCGGGTTGGTTTGCATCCATGCTGGCAGGAGCTGTTTTTGTAGAGTATATTTTTGGGTGGAACGGTTTAGGTAAAGAAATTGTTGAGGCATTAAACACACTGGATTTACCCGTAATTATGGGTGCCGTATTAGTTATAGCCACCACGTTTGTATTAATTAATATTCTGGTAGATGTTATTTATGCTTGGCTCGACCCTAAAATACGCCTTCAATAA
- a CDS encoding MauE/DoxX family redox-associated membrane protein, translating into MKKYLPVLLRIIVAFLFLISAVAKMYPSPYFAITTFEVKQLYVMGFSESFAPYFSRILIGLELALGLLLLQPHFLKKLVIPATILMLLVFTAHLSIETIQNGGNSGNCGCFGSLLPMTPIEAIIKNVIAIVLLVYLQKLLPKGNDQRNFWVLTTVTFASILAVFMLAPIQPQTTVVGNLIEGNEVEVTTGDGPAAVKSDYSAYFPNIDKNKKILAIFAPGCEHCKDTAKQLTKMKRENEDFPEIRVLFMDEEADLIPEFFEYAGAEYPYKVLDIVNFWKILGDENDTPGVIYLWNGNVVNQWDGINEREFVADELMESLNKPASAIK; encoded by the coding sequence ATGAAGAAATATTTGCCTGTACTACTAAGAATAATTGTAGCATTTTTATTTTTAATTTCGGCAGTAGCCAAAATGTATCCTTCACCCTATTTTGCTATTACTACGTTCGAGGTAAAGCAATTGTATGTAATGGGCTTCTCGGAAAGTTTTGCACCGTATTTTTCACGAATATTAATCGGGTTAGAGTTGGCTTTGGGATTACTACTGCTACAACCCCATTTTTTAAAAAAACTGGTTATACCAGCTACCATACTAATGCTTTTAGTGTTTACTGCACACCTAAGTATAGAAACCATTCAAAATGGTGGTAATAGCGGTAACTGCGGTTGTTTTGGTAGCCTACTACCTATGACGCCTATTGAAGCTATTATAAAAAATGTAATTGCTATAGTATTATTGGTGTACTTGCAAAAATTATTACCAAAAGGCAACGACCAAAGAAACTTCTGGGTACTTACAACTGTTACATTTGCCAGTATATTAGCGGTATTTATGCTTGCCCCAATTCAGCCACAAACTACTGTAGTAGGCAATCTAATTGAAGGCAACGAAGTAGAGGTAACAACAGGCGATGGACCTGCGGCAGTAAAATCGGACTACTCGGCGTACTTCCCCAATATTGATAAAAATAAAAAAATACTTGCCATTTTTGCACCTGGATGTGAACATTGTAAAGATACTGCCAAACAACTTACCAAGATGAAGCGCGAAAATGAAGATTTTCCTGAAATTCGAGTACTATTTATGGATGAGGAAGCCGATTTAATTCCTGAGTTTTTTGAATATGCTGGCGCAGAATATCCATATAAGGTATTGGATATTGTAAACTTCTGGAAAATTTTAGGCGACGAAAACGATACTCCTGGTGTTATTTACCTTTGGAATGGTAACGTAGTTAACCAATGGGATGGTATTAACGAAAGGGAGTTTGTTGCCGATGAGTTGATGGAATCGTTAAACAAACCCGCTTCGGCAATAAAATAA
- the rpsR gene encoding 30S ribosomal protein S18, which translates to MASIEQSAKGKKDGDIRYLTPLNIETNKAKKYCRFKKSGIKYIDYKDPDFLLKFVNEQGKILPRRLTGTSLKYQRKVSVAVKRARHLALMPYVADLLK; encoded by the coding sequence ATGGCAAGTATAGAGCAGTCAGCTAAAGGAAAAAAAGATGGAGATATCAGATATCTTACACCTTTAAATATAGAGACAAACAAGGCTAAAAAGTATTGCCGTTTCAAAAAATCAGGTATCAAGTATATAGATTATAAAGATCCTGACTTTTTACTAAAGTTTGTAAACGAGCAAGGTAAAATACTTCCTCGCCGTCTTACTGGTACTTCTTTAAAATACCAAAGAAAAGTATCTGTAGCCGTAAAAAGAGCACGTCATTTAGCATTAATGCCATATGTGGCTGATTTATTAAAATAA
- the rplI gene encoding 50S ribosomal protein L9, translating into MELILKQDVQNLGFKDDIVTVKPGYGRNFLIPQGFAHMATPTAKKVLAENLKQRAFKEQKMVDDAKTTAEALKGLEIKITAKAGGDKLFGSVTNANIAEALEKNGHSIDKKYITSGIVKRTGKYTANVRLHREVIVELPYEIVAEQE; encoded by the coding sequence ATGGAACTTATACTTAAACAAGACGTACAGAATTTAGGGTTTAAAGATGATATTGTTACAGTAAAACCAGGATATGGTCGTAACTTTTTAATCCCACAAGGATTTGCACACATGGCAACTCCTACAGCTAAAAAAGTACTAGCTGAGAACTTAAAGCAAAGAGCTTTTAAAGAGCAAAAAATGGTAGACGATGCAAAAACTACCGCTGAAGCACTTAAAGGTTTAGAGATAAAAATTACTGCTAAAGCAGGAGGCGATAAATTATTTGGTTCTGTAACCAATGCAAATATTGCTGAAGCATTAGAGAAAAACGGACATAGTATCGATAAAAAGTATATTACAAGTGGTATCGTAAAACGTACTGGTAAATATACAGCAAACGTTAGGCTTCACCGCGAAGTTATCGTTGAGCTTCCTTACGAAATTGTTGCCGAACAAGAGTAA
- the ligA gene encoding NAD-dependent DNA ligase LigA codes for MDILQQITTLRDELREHNHNYYVLDAPVITDFEFDQKLKELQELEAKHPEYFDADSPTQRVGGSITKNFETIQHEHRMYSLDNGYSKEELQDWEQRVHKGLGTDNVTYTCELKYDGASISLTYEDGKLAKAVTRGDGFQGDEITNNVKTIRSVPLKLKGNYPERFEIRGEIILPLEGFAKMNQELIEIGETPYSNPRNTASGSLKLQDSALVAKRPLDCLLYAMVGDNLPITSQFEGLEKAREWGFKVPKEAKLATTIDEVFEFIDYWDTHRHELPYETDGVVVKVNNLNHQEELGYTAKSPRWAIAYKFKAEQATTILHAITYQVGRTGAITPVANLEPVQLAGTIVKRASLHNADQIAKLDVREGDTVFVEKGGEIIPKIIKVNFEKRPANSAKTKYITHCPECETALIRKEGEAQHYCPNFYGCPPQIVGRIQHYISRKAMDIEGLGGETVALLFNNGLITNYADLYELKKEQVIPLERMAEKSAENLINGIEKSKEIPFERVLYALGIRYVGETVAKKLAKHYKNIDNLATATLMDLVLVDEIGERIAQSVVDFFANEKNRELIDRLKTYGVQLEIQETEDTTVSNKLAGQTLVVSGVFEKLSRNELKKAIEDNGGKVGSSISSKTNYVVAGANMGPAKLEKAEKLGIPIISEDDFIAMINS; via the coding sequence ATGGATATTCTGCAACAAATAACTACATTACGCGATGAACTTCGTGAGCATAACCATAACTATTACGTGCTTGATGCACCTGTTATAACGGACTTTGAGTTTGACCAAAAACTAAAAGAACTACAAGAGCTTGAAGCAAAGCACCCCGAATATTTTGATGCCGACTCCCCTACCCAACGTGTAGGTGGTAGTATTACTAAAAATTTCGAAACGATACAGCACGAACACCGTATGTACTCGTTGGATAACGGTTACTCCAAAGAGGAGTTACAAGATTGGGAACAACGCGTACACAAGGGGTTGGGTACAGATAATGTTACTTATACCTGTGAGTTAAAATACGATGGCGCATCCATTAGTTTAACCTATGAGGATGGGAAGTTAGCCAAAGCCGTTACACGTGGCGATGGTTTCCAAGGGGACGAGATTACCAATAATGTAAAAACCATACGATCTGTACCGTTAAAACTTAAAGGAAACTACCCTGAGCGCTTTGAGATTAGAGGCGAAATCATTTTACCTTTAGAAGGTTTCGCTAAAATGAATCAGGAACTCATTGAAATTGGCGAAACACCCTACTCCAACCCCCGTAATACAGCGTCTGGAAGTTTAAAACTACAGGATAGCGCATTAGTAGCCAAACGTCCGTTAGATTGCTTGTTGTATGCTATGGTAGGAGATAATTTACCTATTACCTCCCAATTTGAGGGGCTCGAAAAAGCACGCGAATGGGGTTTTAAGGTGCCTAAAGAAGCTAAACTCGCTACTACTATAGATGAGGTTTTTGAATTTATAGACTATTGGGATACACACCGACACGAATTACCTTACGAAACCGATGGCGTAGTAGTTAAGGTAAATAACCTTAACCATCAAGAAGAATTGGGCTATACGGCAAAATCGCCCCGATGGGCAATAGCCTATAAGTTTAAAGCCGAGCAAGCCACCACAATATTACACGCCATAACGTATCAAGTAGGTCGTACGGGTGCTATAACACCCGTTGCTAACTTAGAGCCTGTACAATTGGCAGGTACTATAGTAAAACGTGCCTCTTTGCATAATGCCGACCAAATTGCTAAATTGGATGTACGCGAAGGCGACACCGTATTTGTTGAAAAAGGAGGCGAAATAATCCCAAAAATTATTAAGGTTAATTTTGAGAAACGCCCTGCCAACTCTGCCAAAACAAAATACATAACGCATTGCCCTGAATGTGAAACGGCATTAATACGAAAAGAAGGCGAAGCGCAACACTATTGCCCTAACTTTTACGGATGCCCTCCGCAGATAGTAGGAAGAATACAGCACTATATTTCGCGTAAAGCTATGGATATAGAAGGTTTGGGAGGCGAAACAGTTGCTTTGCTTTTCAATAATGGTTTAATTACCAATTATGCCGATTTATACGAACTTAAAAAGGAGCAAGTTATACCGTTGGAGCGTATGGCAGAAAAATCGGCAGAGAACCTCATCAATGGCATCGAAAAATCAAAAGAAATACCTTTCGAAAGGGTATTGTACGCATTGGGTATTCGGTATGTGGGCGAAACTGTAGCCAAAAAGTTAGCCAAACATTACAAAAACATTGATAACCTTGCCACCGCTACACTTATGGATTTGGTGCTGGTAGATGAAATTGGCGAACGCATTGCACAGAGCGTTGTTGACTTTTTTGCGAATGAAAAAAACCGAGAACTTATTGACAGGCTTAAAACCTATGGCGTGCAACTTGAAATACAGGAAACAGAAGATACTACAGTTAGTAATAAGTTGGCAGGTCAAACATTGGTCGTATCAGGCGTATTTGAAAAACTATCGCGTAACGAACTTAAAAAAGCTATAGAAGATAACGGTGGTAAAGTAGGTAGCTCTATATCCTCTAAAACCAACTATGTGGTTGCAGGCGCCAATATGGGACCTGCCAAGCTAGAGAAAGCCGAAAAACTAGGGATACCCATAATAAGTGAAGATGATTTTATTGCAATGATAAACAGCTAA